A section of the Pseudomonas sp. Q1-7 genome encodes:
- a CDS encoding RidA family protein produces the protein MSIQRLRTETRYSEIVIHNGTVYLAGQLDEKHSEGVGQQTRETLAAIDAMLAEAGTDKSRILSVTIYLKDMEADYAAMNAVWDAWVPKGAAPARACVEAKLYSPDVLVEMTVIAALP, from the coding sequence ATGTCAATCCAGCGCCTGCGCACTGAAACCCGCTACAGCGAAATCGTCATCCACAACGGCACCGTCTACCTGGCCGGCCAACTGGATGAGAAGCACAGCGAGGGTGTCGGCCAGCAGACCCGCGAGACCCTGGCCGCCATCGATGCGATGCTGGCCGAGGCCGGCACCGACAAGAGCCGCATCCTCTCGGTGACCATCTACCTCAAGGACATGGAAGCCGACTACGCCGCGATGAATGCGGTGTGGGACGCCTGGGTACCGAAGGGCGCCGCCCCGGCCCGTGCCTGTGTCGAGGCGAAGCTGTATTCGCCCGACGTGCTGGTGGAAATGACGGTCATCGCCGCACTGCCTTAA
- a CDS encoding xanthine phosphoribosyltransferase, whose product MEALKQKIRDEGIVLSDQVLKVDAFLNHQIDPRLMQQVGHEFAERFRGQGVTKIVTIEASGIAPAVMAGLELGVPVIFARKFQSLTLKSDLLISKVFSFTKQTESTIAISARHLSAADKVLVIDDFLANGHAAKALIDLIQQAGASVAGLGIVIEKSFQEGRALLESEGYRIESLARVASLADGKVTFLD is encoded by the coding sequence GTGGAAGCGCTGAAACAGAAGATTCGTGACGAGGGCATCGTACTGTCCGACCAGGTACTGAAGGTCGATGCCTTCCTCAACCACCAGATCGACCCACGCCTGATGCAGCAGGTGGGTCATGAGTTCGCCGAACGCTTCCGCGGCCAGGGCGTCACCAAGATCGTCACCATCGAGGCCTCCGGCATCGCGCCGGCGGTCATGGCCGGCCTGGAACTGGGGGTGCCGGTGATCTTCGCCCGCAAGTTCCAGTCCCTGACCCTGAAGAGCGATCTGCTGATCTCCAAGGTGTTCTCCTTCACCAAGCAGACCGAAAGCACCATCGCCATCTCGGCCCGCCACCTGAGCGCCGCCGACAAGGTGCTGGTGATCGACGACTTCCTCGCCAATGGCCACGCCGCCAAGGCGCTGATCGACCTGATCCAGCAGGCGGGCGCCAGCGTCGCCGGCCTGGGCATCGTGATCGAGAAATCCTTCCAGGAAGGCCGCGCCCTGCTGGAAAGCGAGGGTTACCGGATCGAATCCCTGGCCCGCGTGGCCTCCCTGGCCGACGGCAAGGTGACCTTCCTCGACTGA
- the dadA gene encoding D-amino acid dehydrogenase — protein MRVMVLGSGVIGTTSAYYLAQAGFEVVVVDRQNAVAMETSFANAGQVSPGYASPWAAPGVPLKAVKWMLQQHAPLAIRTTSDIDQYLWMTQMLRNCTAARYAVNKERMVRLSEYSRDCLDELRAETGISYEGRALGTTQLFRTQAQVDAAAKDIAVLEASGVPYELLDREGIARVEPALAKVKHKLAGALRLPNDQTGDCQLFTTRLAEMAVKLGVEFRFGQNIERLDFAGDRINGVWIDGKLETADRYVLALGSYTPQMLKPLGIKAPVYPLKGYSLTVPITNPAMAPTSTILDETYKVAITRFDKRIRVGGMAEITGFNLDLNPARRDTLEMITADLYPEGGDLSQANFWTGLRPATPDGTPIVGATPFRNLFLNTGHGTLGWTMACGSGRLLADLMARKRPQISAEGLDIFRYGNSKETPNNVNPAPAH, from the coding sequence ATGCGAGTGATGGTCCTTGGCAGTGGTGTGATCGGTACGACAAGCGCCTATTACCTGGCCCAGGCAGGGTTCGAGGTGGTCGTGGTCGACCGCCAGAACGCCGTGGCCATGGAAACCAGCTTCGCCAACGCCGGCCAGGTTTCCCCGGGCTACGCCTCGCCTTGGGCCGCCCCCGGCGTGCCGCTGAAAGCCGTCAAGTGGATGCTGCAGCAGCACGCGCCGCTGGCCATTCGCACCACCAGCGACATCGACCAGTACCTGTGGATGACGCAGATGCTGCGCAACTGCACCGCCGCCCGCTATGCGGTGAACAAGGAGCGCATGGTGCGCCTGTCCGAGTACAGCCGCGACTGCCTCGACGAGCTGCGCGCTGAAACTGGCATCAGCTATGAAGGCCGCGCGCTCGGGACCACCCAGCTGTTCCGCACCCAGGCTCAGGTCGATGCCGCAGCCAAGGACATCGCCGTGCTCGAAGCCTCCGGCGTGCCCTACGAACTGCTCGACCGCGAGGGTATTGCCCGCGTCGAGCCGGCCCTGGCCAAGGTCAAGCACAAGCTGGCCGGCGCCCTGCGCCTGCCCAACGACCAGACCGGCGACTGCCAGCTGTTCACCACCCGCCTCGCCGAAATGGCGGTGAAACTGGGCGTGGAATTCCGCTTCGGCCAGAACATCGAGCGCCTGGACTTCGCCGGCGATCGCATCAACGGCGTGTGGATCGACGGCAAGCTGGAAACCGCCGATCGCTACGTGCTGGCCCTCGGCAGCTACACCCCGCAAATGCTCAAGCCGCTGGGCATCAAGGCCCCGGTCTATCCGCTCAAGGGTTATTCGCTGACCGTGCCGATCACCAATCCGGCCATGGCTCCGACCTCGACCATTCTCGACGAGACCTACAAGGTCGCCATCACCCGTTTCGACAAGCGCATCCGCGTGGGCGGCATGGCCGAGATCACCGGCTTCAATCTGGACCTGAACCCGGCTCGCCGCGACACCCTGGAAATGATCACCGCCGACCTCTACCCGGAGGGTGGCGACCTGTCCCAGGCCAATTTCTGGACCGGCCTGCGCCCGGCCACCCCGGACGGCACGCCGATCGTGGGGGCAACGCCGTTCCGCAACCTGTTCCTCAACACCGGGCACGGTACCCTTGGCTGGACCATGGCCTGCGGTTCCGGCCGCCTGCTCGCCGACCTGATGGCGCGCAAGCGTCCGCAGATCAGCGCCGAAGGCCTGGACATCTTCCGTTATGGCAATTCCAAGGAGACCCCGAACAATGTCAATCCAGCGCCTGCGCACTGA
- a CDS encoding fimbrial protein — protein sequence MKSTDDRSAKTRIRFPTKPVSLGTAFVLTMFASVYTYAACNPSGALTGGGTTDGKNYYYATINGFSPPPFSPGDTPIGGVIYEATGTIAFQNAKKLPPETSCSWFTSTYVSGIGVPDANNVYPTGIAGVGMRIIDSDSKTPWPYKASSSWLSTSWKPDYKPTIQLVRTGEITAHGTLSGAFGRYTANTASGDLLVEYRFASPVSVLPSVPTCEVGTTKIDVPMGRVVSSTTFSGVGSTSPTQQFEIALRCSGGDPQTASRAFVTLTDAASPGNTSNRLSLSGDSTAKGIAIQILKDSTVLSYGPDSSAAGNTNQWSAGTINQGQAGFRIPLEARYVQTEPEITAGSANASATFTMSYQ from the coding sequence ATGAAATCGACAGACGACAGAAGTGCCAAAACACGGATTCGTTTTCCCACCAAGCCCGTGAGTCTGGGGACAGCATTTGTCCTCACGATGTTCGCGTCGGTTTACACATACGCTGCCTGCAATCCCTCGGGCGCCCTAACCGGCGGCGGTACAACGGACGGCAAGAACTACTACTACGCGACGATCAATGGTTTCAGTCCGCCGCCTTTCAGCCCCGGGGACACGCCCATTGGCGGCGTCATCTATGAAGCGACGGGAACCATAGCATTCCAGAATGCCAAGAAACTTCCGCCAGAAACCTCTTGCTCATGGTTCACATCTACCTATGTTTCCGGTATTGGCGTGCCGGATGCGAATAACGTCTACCCCACCGGCATAGCCGGAGTCGGCATGCGAATTATCGATTCGGACTCGAAGACGCCCTGGCCGTACAAAGCCAGCAGTTCCTGGCTCTCGACTAGCTGGAAACCCGACTACAAGCCAACGATCCAACTGGTCAGGACCGGAGAAATTACCGCTCACGGCACGCTTAGCGGAGCCTTCGGTCGTTACACCGCGAACACGGCATCCGGCGATCTTCTGGTCGAATACCGATTCGCCTCACCGGTCAGCGTCCTTCCCAGCGTTCCAACCTGCGAAGTTGGCACAACGAAAATCGACGTGCCGATGGGACGTGTGGTTTCCTCGACCACTTTCAGCGGGGTTGGCTCCACATCGCCCACCCAGCAGTTCGAAATCGCGTTGCGCTGTTCGGGAGGCGACCCCCAGACCGCGAGCCGGGCCTTTGTAACGCTGACGGATGCTGCGTCGCCGGGAAATACATCGAACCGACTGTCACTCTCCGGCGACTCGACAGCAAAGGGCATCGCAATCCAGATTCTCAAGGACAGTACAGTCCTGAGCTACGGCCCGGACTCCAGCGCCGCCGGCAATACCAACCAGTGGAGCGCCGGGACGATCAACCAGGGGCAGGCCGGCTTTCGCATTCCATTGGAGGCCCGCTATGTGCAGACGGAACCGGAGATCACGGCCGGCAGCGCGAATGCGAGCGCGACCTTCACCATGAGCTATCAGTAG
- a CDS encoding cupin domain-containing protein, with protein sequence MDVGVRLQAIRKLKGLSQRELAKRAGVTNSTISMIEKNSVSPSISSLKKVLGGIPMSLVEFFSLDLEQENQVQVVYRASELTDICSGAVTMKLVGKAHPSRALAFLDETYPPGSDTGDEMYAHDGEEAGMLVEGRLELTIGSEVYILEPGDSYYFESSKPHRFRNPFDAPARLISATTPANF encoded by the coding sequence TTGGACGTCGGTGTTCGACTGCAAGCCATCCGTAAGCTGAAAGGCCTGTCCCAGCGTGAGCTCGCCAAGCGCGCGGGTGTCACCAACAGCACGATTTCCATGATCGAGAAGAACAGTGTCAGCCCTTCCATCAGCTCGCTGAAAAAGGTGCTGGGTGGCATTCCCATGTCGCTGGTGGAGTTCTTCTCCCTCGATCTCGAGCAGGAAAACCAGGTCCAGGTGGTTTATCGGGCTTCCGAACTCACCGATATCTGCAGCGGCGCCGTCACCATGAAACTGGTGGGCAAGGCCCATCCCAGCCGCGCCCTGGCGTTCCTCGACGAGACTTATCCGCCCGGTTCCGACACCGGTGACGAGATGTACGCCCATGACGGCGAAGAGGCCGGCATGCTGGTGGAAGGCCGCCTGGAACTGACCATCGGCAGCGAGGTGTACATCCTCGAGCCCGGCGACAGTTACTACTTCGAAAGCAGCAAACCGCATCGTTTCCGCAACCCGTTCGACGCTCCGGCACGCCTGATCAGCGCCACCACGCCGGCGAATTTCTGA
- a CDS encoding MFS transporter, whose protein sequence is MRWGTYFAVCGAVISIGLALGVTMPLVSLRLEGWGYDTFAIGVMAATPAVGVLLGAVLAGRLAARLGTTTLMQLCLLVGALSVALLALVQSYPVWLVLRLLIGIALTVVFILGESWINQLAVEEWRGRLVALYGTGYALSQLCGPLLLSALGTGNDSGFWTGTGLLVGGSLLLLGRTGAPRVDAHSASGRGLWSFCARLPTIAWAVVLFAAFEAMMLTLLPIYGLRQGFTQEVALLMASVVVVGDAALQLPIGWLADRLSRLNLFRACGVLLLVSSLAIPLLLHTPLIWPVWVLFGASAGGLFTLALILIGERYRDDELVRANAHIAQLWGIGCLVGPLVTGAVSQWATGHALPLMMALGAAGFVWLAWTRELFEDGAEAIPD, encoded by the coding sequence ATGCGTTGGGGAACCTATTTCGCGGTCTGCGGCGCCGTCATCAGCATTGGCCTCGCGCTGGGCGTGACCATGCCGCTGGTGTCGTTGCGCCTGGAAGGCTGGGGCTACGACACCTTCGCCATCGGCGTGATGGCGGCGACGCCGGCCGTCGGCGTGCTGCTCGGTGCCGTATTGGCCGGGCGCCTCGCGGCCCGCCTGGGGACCACCACCCTGATGCAGCTGTGCCTGTTGGTGGGCGCTCTGTCGGTGGCCCTGCTGGCGCTGGTGCAGTCCTACCCGGTCTGGCTGGTGCTGCGCCTGCTGATCGGCATCGCCCTGACCGTGGTGTTCATCCTTGGCGAGAGCTGGATCAATCAGTTGGCCGTGGAGGAGTGGCGTGGCCGGCTGGTGGCGTTGTATGGCACCGGATATGCCCTGAGCCAGCTCTGTGGCCCGCTGCTGCTGAGCGCCCTCGGCACCGGCAACGATTCGGGCTTCTGGACCGGCACCGGCCTGCTGGTCGGGGGCTCCCTGTTGCTGCTCGGCCGTACCGGTGCGCCCAGGGTCGATGCCCACAGCGCCTCGGGGCGCGGGCTCTGGTCCTTCTGCGCGCGGCTGCCGACCATCGCCTGGGCGGTGGTGCTGTTCGCCGCCTTCGAGGCCATGATGCTGACCCTGCTGCCGATCTATGGCTTGCGCCAGGGCTTCACCCAGGAAGTCGCGCTGCTGATGGCCAGCGTGGTGGTGGTGGGCGATGCCGCCTTGCAGTTGCCCATCGGCTGGCTGGCCGATCGCCTGTCGCGGCTGAATCTGTTCCGCGCCTGTGGCGTCCTGCTGCTGGTGAGCAGCCTGGCCATTCCGCTGCTGCTGCACACACCGCTGATCTGGCCGGTCTGGGTGCTGTTCGGCGCCAGTGCGGGTGGTCTGTTCACCTTGGCGCTGATCCTGATCGGCGAGCGCTACCGGGATGATGAACTGGTGCGGGCCAATGCCCACATCGCCCAGCTCTGGGGGATCGGCTGCCTGGTGGGGCCGCTGGTGACCGGCGCCGTGAGCCAGTGGGCCACCGGCCATGCGCTGCCGCTGATGATGGCCCTCGGCGCCGCCGGCTTCGTCTGGCTGGCCTGGACCCGTGAGCTATTCGAGGACGGCGCCGAGGCAATTCCCGATTAA
- a CDS encoding c-type cytochrome produces MNLIKKMLAAHAAVLALWAVSAQAATDDAIAERLKPVGEVCVQGQECKGVGAVAAAAGGGARTPDDIIAKHCGACHTAGVLGAPKIGDTAAWKERADHQGGLDGILAKAITGINSMPPKGTCADCTDDELKGAIKKMSGL; encoded by the coding sequence GTGAACCTAATCAAGAAGATGCTGGCGGCCCATGCTGCCGTATTGGCCCTGTGGGCTGTTAGCGCCCAGGCCGCGACCGACGACGCCATTGCCGAGCGCCTCAAGCCGGTGGGTGAGGTCTGCGTACAGGGTCAGGAATGCAAGGGCGTTGGCGCCGTAGCAGCCGCTGCTGGCGGCGGTGCTCGCACGCCGGACGACATCATCGCCAAGCACTGTGGCGCCTGCCACACCGCGGGCGTCCTGGGTGCGCCGAAGATCGGCGACACCGCTGCCTGGAAAGAGCGCGCCGACCACCAGGGCGGTCTCGACGGTATCCTGGCCAAGGCCATCACCGGCATCAACAGCATGCCGCCGAAGGGCACCTGCGCGGACTGCACCGATGATGAGCTGAAAGGCGCCATCAAGAAGATGTCCGGCCTGTAA
- a CDS encoding aldehyde dehydrogenase, producing MTTLTRADWEQRAKSVQIETRAFIHGEYTHAVSGETFDCISPVDGRLLGKVASCDLADAELAVKDARAVFESGVWSRLAPVKRKAVMIRFAELIDAHAEELALLETLDMGKPIGDSLSVDVPSASRAIRWSGEAIDKIYDEVAATPHNELGLVTREPVGVVAAIVPWNFPLLMTCWKLGPALATGNSIVLKPSEKSPLTGIRIAQLAIEAGIPAGVFNVLPGFGHTVGKALALHMDVDTLVFTGSTKIAKQLMIYAGESNMKRVWLEAGGKSPNIVFADAPDLQAAAEAAAGAIAFNQGEVCTAGSRLLVERSIKDKFVPMVVEAIKAWKPGNPLDPATNVGALVDTTQMNNVLSYIQAGHDDGAKLVAGGKRVLEETGGTYVEPTIFDGVDNAMRIAKEEIFGPVLSVIAFDSDAEAVAIANDTIYGLAAAVWTSNLSRAHLIGKALRAGSVWINQYDGGDMTAPFGGFKQSGNGRDKSLHAFDKYTELKATWIKL from the coding sequence ATGACCACCCTGACCCGTGCTGACTGGGAACAACGCGCCAAGTCCGTGCAGATCGAGACCCGCGCCTTCATCCATGGCGAGTACACCCACGCCGTTTCCGGCGAGACCTTCGACTGCATCAGCCCGGTCGATGGCCGCCTGCTGGGCAAGGTCGCCAGTTGTGACCTGGCCGACGCCGAGTTGGCGGTGAAGGATGCCCGCGCGGTGTTCGAATCCGGCGTGTGGTCGCGCCTGGCACCGGTCAAGCGCAAGGCGGTGATGATCCGCTTCGCCGAGCTGATCGACGCCCATGCCGAGGAGCTGGCCCTGCTGGAAACCCTGGACATGGGCAAGCCGATCGGCGATTCCCTGAGTGTCGACGTCCCGTCTGCGTCCCGCGCCATCCGCTGGAGCGGCGAGGCTATCGACAAGATCTACGACGAAGTCGCCGCCACCCCGCACAACGAGCTGGGCCTTGTGACCCGCGAGCCGGTGGGCGTGGTCGCCGCCATCGTGCCGTGGAACTTCCCCCTGCTGATGACCTGCTGGAAACTCGGTCCGGCCCTGGCCACCGGCAACTCCATCGTCCTCAAGCCGTCCGAGAAGTCGCCGCTGACCGGCATCCGCATCGCCCAACTGGCCATCGAAGCCGGCATCCCGGCCGGTGTGTTCAACGTGCTGCCGGGCTTCGGCCACACCGTGGGCAAGGCTCTGGCCCTGCACATGGACGTCGACACCCTGGTCTTCACCGGCTCCACCAAGATCGCCAAGCAACTGATGATCTACGCCGGCGAGTCCAACATGAAGCGCGTCTGGCTGGAAGCCGGCGGCAAGAGCCCGAACATCGTCTTCGCCGACGCCCCTGACCTGCAGGCCGCCGCCGAAGCCGCTGCGGGCGCCATCGCCTTCAACCAGGGCGAAGTCTGCACCGCCGGTTCGCGCCTGCTGGTGGAGCGCTCCATCAAGGACAAGTTCGTGCCCATGGTGGTCGAAGCAATCAAGGCCTGGAAACCGGGCAACCCGCTGGACCCGGCGACCAACGTCGGCGCCCTGGTGGACACCACCCAGATGAACAACGTGCTGTCCTACATCCAGGCCGGCCATGACGACGGCGCCAAGCTGGTGGCTGGCGGCAAGCGCGTGCTGGAAGAAACCGGCGGCACCTACGTCGAGCCGACCATCTTCGACGGCGTGGACAACGCCATGCGCATCGCCAAGGAAGAAATCTTCGGCCCGGTGCTGTCGGTGATCGCCTTCGACAGCGACGCCGAAGCGGTCGCCATCGCCAACGACACCATCTACGGCCTGGCCGCGGCGGTGTGGACCAGCAACCTGTCCCGCGCCCACCTGATTGGCAAGGCCCTGCGCGCCGGCAGCGTCTGGATCAACCAGTACGACGGCGGCGACATGACCGCGCCCTTCGGCGGCTTCAAGCAGTCCGGCAACGGCCGCGACAAGTCGCTGCACGCGTTCGACAAGTACACCGAGCTGAAAGCCACCTGGATCAAGCTCTGA
- the dadR gene encoding transcriptional regulator DadR: MRTQHQSRRELDKIDRNILRILQEDGRISFTELGERVGLSTTPCTERVRRLEREGIILGYNARLNPQHLKASLLVFVEISLDYKSGDTFEEFRRAVLKLPHVLECHLVSGDFDYLVKARINEMASYRKLLGDILLKLPHVRESKSYIVMEEVKESLNLPIPD, from the coding sequence ATGCGCACCCAGCATCAGTCCCGGCGTGAACTGGACAAGATAGACCGGAATATTTTACGAATCCTGCAGGAGGACGGCCGCATCTCCTTCACCGAACTGGGCGAGCGCGTCGGGCTTTCCACCACACCGTGCACCGAGCGCGTCCGCCGTCTGGAGCGCGAGGGCATCATTCTCGGCTACAACGCCCGGCTCAATCCGCAGCACTTGAAGGCCAGCCTGCTGGTGTTCGTCGAAATCAGCCTGGACTACAAGTCCGGCGACACCTTCGAGGAGTTCCGCCGCGCCGTGCTCAAGCTGCCCCACGTGCTGGAATGCCACCTGGTGTCGGGCGACTTCGACTACCTGGTGAAGGCGCGGATCAACGAGATGGCGTCCTACCGCAAACTGCTCGGCGACATCCTGCTGAAGCTGCCCCACGTGCGCGAATCCAAGTCCTACATCGTCATGGAAGAAGTGAAGGAATCACTGAACCTGCCGATTCCGGACTGA
- a CDS encoding NAD(P)/FAD-dependent oxidoreductase, whose translation MNARVRLPVHTEHHAPSYYAATANRRIDYPPLAGEELADVCIVGGGFSGLNTAIELARRGRSVVLLEARQIGWGASGRNGGQLIRGVGHGVEQFESVIGADGVRALKLMGLEAVEIVRRRVEEFSIDCDLTWGYCDLANKPSHLAGFAEDVEELKSLGYRHELRLVQPGEMRSVVGSDRYAGGLIDMGSGHLHPLNLALGEAAAAQSLGVRLFEHSAVNRIDYGAEVKVHTAQGQVRAKTLVLGCNAYMNELNATLGGKVLPAGSYVIATEPLPADLAHELLPQNMAVCDQRVALDYYRLSADNRLLFGGACHYSGRDPADIAAYMRPKMLKVFPRLESVRIDYQWGGMIGIGANRLPQIGRLPDQPNVYFAQAYSGHGVNATHLAGQLLAEAICGEQGSGFDIFARVPHITFPGGRHLRSPLLALGMLWYRMKEAVGVV comes from the coding sequence ATGAACGCCCGCGTTCGCCTCCCGGTGCACACCGAACATCACGCCCCCTCCTATTACGCCGCGACCGCCAATCGGCGCATCGACTACCCGCCCCTGGCGGGCGAGGAGCTGGCCGACGTGTGCATTGTCGGTGGCGGCTTCTCCGGGCTGAACACCGCGATCGAGCTGGCCCGGCGCGGCCGTTCGGTGGTGCTGCTGGAGGCCCGGCAAATCGGCTGGGGCGCCAGCGGGCGCAACGGCGGGCAGTTGATCCGCGGCGTCGGGCATGGCGTCGAACAGTTCGAGTCGGTGATCGGCGCCGACGGCGTACGTGCCCTCAAGCTGATGGGCCTGGAAGCGGTGGAAATCGTCCGCCGCCGCGTCGAGGAATTTTCCATCGACTGCGACCTGACCTGGGGCTACTGCGACCTGGCCAACAAGCCCAGCCATCTCGCCGGCTTCGCGGAAGACGTGGAAGAGCTGAAAAGCCTCGGCTACCGCCACGAGCTGCGTCTGGTGCAACCCGGCGAGATGCGCAGCGTGGTGGGCTCGGACCGATACGCCGGTGGCCTGATCGACATGGGCTCCGGCCACCTGCACCCTCTCAACCTGGCCCTCGGCGAGGCGGCCGCGGCGCAGTCCCTCGGCGTGCGCCTGTTCGAGCATTCGGCGGTCAACCGTATCGACTACGGCGCGGAAGTGAAGGTGCATACCGCCCAGGGCCAGGTTCGCGCCAAGACCCTGGTGCTGGGCTGCAACGCCTACATGAACGAGCTCAACGCCACGCTCGGCGGCAAGGTGCTGCCGGCCGGCAGCTATGTGATCGCCACCGAGCCGCTGCCCGCCGACCTCGCCCATGAGCTGCTGCCGCAGAACATGGCGGTCTGCGATCAGCGCGTGGCACTGGACTACTATCGCCTCTCCGCCGACAACCGCCTGCTGTTCGGCGGCGCTTGTCACTATTCGGGACGCGACCCGGCGGATATCGCCGCCTACATGCGGCCGAAGATGCTCAAGGTTTTCCCCAGGCTGGAGAGCGTCCGCATCGACTACCAGTGGGGTGGCATGATCGGCATCGGCGCCAACCGCCTGCCGCAGATCGGCAGGCTGCCGGACCAGCCCAACGTCTACTTCGCCCAGGCCTATTCCGGCCACGGGGTGAACGCCACCCACTTGGCCGGCCAGTTGCTGGCCGAGGCCATCTGCGGCGAGCAGGGCAGCGGCTTCGACATCTTCGCGCGGGTGCCGCACATCACCTTCCCCGGTGGCCGTCACCTGCGTTCGCCGCTGCTGGCGCTGGGCATGCTCTGGTATCGGATGAAGGAAGCGGTGGGGGTCGTCTGA
- the alr gene encoding alanine racemase, which yields MRPARALIDLEALRHNYRLAREVSGAKALAVVKADAYGHGAVRCAQALESEANGFAVACIEEALQLRAAGIRKPVLLLEGFFEADELELIQEHDFWTVVHANWQLEAIERAAVRKPLTVWLKLDSGMHRVGLHPAEYRDAHQRLLAGGKVEKIVLMSHFARADELDCASSVEQVAVFEQARAGLEAEVSLRNSPAVLGWPQVPSDWVRPGIMLYGATPFEQAQPLAERLKPVMTLESKIISVRELPAGQPVGYGAKFVTERPTRVGVVAMGYADGYPRHAPTGTPVSIDGRPSRLIGRVSMDMLTVDLTDLPEAGLGSRVELWGNAVLASDVAAAAGTIPYQIFCNLRRVPLVYV from the coding sequence ATGCGTCCCGCCCGTGCCCTGATCGACCTCGAAGCCCTGCGTCACAACTACCGCCTCGCCCGCGAAGTCAGCGGCGCCAAGGCCCTCGCCGTGGTCAAGGCCGACGCCTACGGCCATGGTGCCGTGCGCTGTGCCCAGGCCCTGGAGTCCGAGGCCAATGGTTTCGCCGTGGCCTGCATCGAGGAAGCGCTGCAACTGCGCGCGGCGGGCATCCGCAAGCCGGTGCTGCTGCTGGAAGGCTTCTTCGAGGCCGATGAACTGGAACTGATCCAGGAACACGACTTCTGGACGGTCGTGCACGCCAATTGGCAGCTGGAGGCTATCGAGCGCGCTGCCGTGCGTAAGCCGCTGACCGTCTGGCTCAAGCTGGATTCGGGCATGCACCGCGTCGGCCTGCACCCGGCCGAGTACCGCGACGCCCATCAGCGCCTGCTGGCCGGCGGCAAGGTCGAGAAGATCGTGCTGATGAGCCACTTCGCCCGGGCCGATGAGCTGGATTGCGCCAGCAGCGTCGAGCAGGTCGCCGTCTTCGAGCAGGCCCGCGCCGGGCTCGAAGCCGAAGTCAGCCTGCGCAATTCGCCTGCCGTCCTCGGTTGGCCGCAGGTGCCGAGCGACTGGGTGCGCCCCGGCATCATGCTCTACGGCGCCACGCCTTTCGAGCAGGCCCAGCCGCTGGCGGAACGCCTGAAGCCGGTGATGACCCTGGAATCGAAGATCATCAGCGTGCGCGAGCTGCCCGCCGGCCAGCCGGTGGGCTATGGCGCCAAGTTCGTCACCGAACGCCCGACCCGCGTCGGCGTGGTCGCCATGGGGTATGCCGATGGCTACCCGCGCCACGCGCCCACCGGTACGCCGGTGAGCATCGACGGTCGACCGAGCCGGCTGATCGGCCGCGTGTCCATGGACATGCTCACGGTCGACCTCACCGACCTGCCCGAGGCCGGTCTCGGCAGCCGCGTGGAACTCTGGGGCAACGCGGTACTGGCCAGCGACGTGGCCGCCGCGGCCGGCACCATTCCCTACCAGATCTTCTGCAACCTGCGCCGGGTGCCGCTCGTCTACGTCTGA